In Acropora palmata chromosome 7, jaAcrPala1.3, whole genome shotgun sequence, one genomic interval encodes:
- the LOC141886025 gene encoding uncharacterized protein LOC141886025 → MSQFCSLQVSPMSLYLKEEWGDCTYWANDSGRFNLSNLADGTCLVVMGQSKNSVISSEAENCLSYTATADTSKSRLPFKPFFKRGKSNSTSTFGCKVLLAKKNGKSFSELNETYISVNEDSANVAYITGKVQEKWGKMVLVAGNGLPVQDEEGTRGSRFWTISKSRKAPA, encoded by the exons ATGTCTCAATTTTGTTCTCTTCAGGTGTCCCCTATGTCCCTTTACTTAAAAGAAGAATGGGGTGATTGTACATATTGGGCAAATGACAGTGGTCGTTTCAACCTGTCAAACCTGGCAGATGGCACTTGCTTAGTGGTCATGGGGCAGAGTAAAAACAGTGTCATATCGTCAGAAGCCGAAAATTGTCTGTCTTACACAGCAACTGCAGACACAAGCAAATCCAGATTACCCTTTAAGCCGTTCTTCAAGAGAGGAAAGTCAAATTCAACTTCAACTTTTGGTTGCAAGGTTCTACTTGCGAAAAAGAATGGCAAGAGCTTCTCAGAATTAAATGAGACATACATAAGTGTTAATGAAGACAGTGCTAATGTGGCATACATAACAGGAAAAGTGCAAGAGAAATGGGGTAAAATGGTACTGGTAGCTGGGAATGGCCTTCCCGTTCAAGATGAAGAAGGAACAAGAG GCTCAAGATTTTGGACCATAAGTAAGTCCAGAAAAGCACCAGCATAA
- the LOC141886023 gene encoding lipopolysaccharide cholinephosphotransferase LicD-like: MADRCDLWGKKRNKRTIILVLALITVFVLIFTQRSREPQAPELAHSKVEKFLLKQIPYTNLSMCERKVNEEINCPDIRRQGKTLLRQAQLVLTRLLKIFDLIAKKHGITYWLYRGTLLGAVRHEGHNPFDNDVDIALPKSEFEKFVKYGVTELPEDIFFQAEGTDVWKPIPSFGLLGKLRDKSSCYKYCFEHGCKHKDGLQLDLFVIENDDQGNLLEVFSHTKTNWIVRRLIYNGIILRKPDEYIFPLIQVNFDGFVLPAPREWKMILHTLYGDFMRVPENEPLGHIMTDTFHSCDEVD, translated from the coding sequence atggcagacAGGTGTGACTTGTGGggcaaaaagagaaacaagagAACTATTATTCTTGTACTGGCCCTGATAACAGTGTTCGTGCTAATTTTCACGCAAAGATCTAGGGAACCTCAGGCTCCGGAATTAGCGCATTCTAAGGTTGAGAAATTCTTGCTAAAACAGATCCCCTACACAAATTTGAGCATGTGCGAGCGAAAAGTCAACGAAGAAATCAACTGTCCAGATATTCGCCGTCAAGGAAAAACATTGCTTCGACAGGCTCAACTTGTGCTCACAAGGTTGTTAAAGATTTTCGACCTCATAGCAAAGAAACACGGTATAACGTACTGGCTGTACAGGGGAACATTACTGGGGGCTGTTAGACACGAAGGCCACAATCCCTTCGACAATGATGTAGACATCGCTCTTCCTAAGTCAGAGTTCGAAAAATTCGTCAAATACGGCGTGACAGAGCTTCCCGAGGATATCTTCTTCCAAGCAGAGGGCACAGACGTTTGGAAACCTATTCCTTCGTTTGGACTATTGGGAAAACTTAGAGACAAAAGTAGCTGCTACAAGTATTGTTTTGAACACGGCTGTAAACATAAAGATGGTCTACAGTTGGACTTGTTtgtgattgaaaatgatgatcAGGGAAACTTGCTTGAGGTATTCAGTCACACCAAGACAAATTGGATTGTGCGAAGGTTGATTTATAACGGAATTATCTTAAGGAAACCCGACGAATACATTTTCCCACTTATACAAGTAAACTTTGATGGCTTCGTACTACCAGCTCCGCGTGAATGGAAAATGATTTTGCATACCCTTTACGGAGATTTCATGAGAGTTCCGGAGAATGAACCACTCGGGCACATCATGACAGATACGTTTCACAGTTGTGATGAAGTGGATTAA